A region from the Mya arenaria isolate MELC-2E11 chromosome 2, ASM2691426v1 genome encodes:
- the LOC128223246 gene encoding uncharacterized protein LOC128223246 gives MHLFNKRRLVFWICIVTVGSLWVHIYGNGLFQSKRLLHQNKTSHGINEDKHASRSTETQITSPKLLVDDNLTLKHPIDSILNAHFLDDLPCEVGFQQEYEVDFPTEKTASPKIPHVIHQIWITTSENMTTSSHQMVPAQFIDNMKTFRKFNPSWEYMFWSYANGRSLVERFYPNVLDYFDKAPESVTKSDLLRYVVVHKYGGLYADLDSTCHRSLDRVTMKYSCILVPAPFENAVIFVKWPYHICNAIFFCRPHHDYFGFLIDRISEMSTMSSIPTFSLGPHFFTSIYRQYQNISREDIYKVNVTANSNSPYFYKGHISELLSNGLYIPNTRFFLDQPHPFLKGRLAKDCKNNQNNSLLLQRVCCVLQLRGFERQPGRYTFISHAYSFSFAGFNKKKYTNYVSVIDVID, from the exons ATGCACTTATTTAACAAGCGACGTTTAGTATTCTGGATATGTATTGTAACTGTTGGAAGTTTATGGGTACATATATATG GCAACGGACTGTTTCAAAGTAAGAGATTATTACATCAGAATAAAACATCACATGGTATAAATGAAGACAAACACGCATCTCGTAGCACGGAAACACAAATAACATCTCCAAAATTGCTTGTTGATGACAACTTGACGTTGAAGCATCCGATTGACTCCATTCTGAACGCCCATTTCTTGGACGATTTGCCATGTGAAGTTGGGTTTCAACAAGAGTACGAGGTTGATTTTCCAACAGAGAAAACTGCATCGCCGAAAATTCCACACGTCATTCACCAAATATGGATCACTACATCAGAAAACATGACTACGTCTTCGCATCAGATGGTACCCGCTCAATTTATAGACAATATGAAAACGTTTAGAAAGTTTAATCCTTCCTGGGAATATATGTTTTGGTCCTATGCAAATGGAAGATCGTTGGTCGAGCGATTTTATCCAAACGTGCTTGATTATTTTGACAAGGCACCAGAATCAGTTACAAAGTCAGACCTTTTGCGGTATGTTGTAGTACATAAATATGGTGGACTTTACGCAGACCTTGATTCGACCTGCCATCGATCACTAGATCGCGTAACAATGAAATACTCTTGTATATTAGTACCAGCGCCATTTGAAAACGCTGTCATCTTTGTAAAGTGGCCGTATCATATATGTAACGCAATATTTTTCTGTCGACCACATCACGATTATTTTGGATTTCTTATCGACAGAATCTCCGAAATGTCAACGATGTCTTCCATACCGACATTTAGTCTTGGTCCACATTTCTTTACTTCAATCTATCGCCAGTACCAGAATATCAGCAGAGAAGATATCTACAAAGTGAATGTGACAGCTAATTCCAATTCGCCTTATTTTTATAAAGGGCATATATCAGAACTCTTAAGTAACGGATTATACATTCCTAACACTAGATTTTTCCTCGACCAACCGCACCCGTTTCTTAAAGGAAGACTTGCCaaggactgtaaaaataaccaaaataataGCCTACTTCTACAGCGCGTGTGTTGTGTTCTTCAGCTAAGGGGATTTGAACGCCAACCTGGAAGATATACCTTTATTTCGCATGCGTACAGTTTTTCTTTTGCAGGttttaacaagaaaaaatatacaaactatgtCTCGGTTATTGATGTTATAGATTAA